The genomic window TTAGCGTTTACCAGTGCTTGTTCAGCTCTGATTTCAGCGACGATTGCCTGCTGTTTTTCAATGAGAGGCAGAGGAATAGTATAGTCCTCAAGGACTGATCGAGGCACACGTTGCAACCCACCGGTACCTGTCATCTGTGGAGTGGCCCAAGCACGGAATGCTGGTGTTGCTACAGTCAGATATAACCATTCAGGGACTATCTTAGATTTGTCTGGCCTTAGCACATAGAACTCGCTTGAACCGAAACCAACTTCATTTTTCAAATGTTGAGCAATACCAGCTTTTCCGTTCTCGAAGCATGGTGTGACTTTGGCAATAAGGGTATCGTCATTCTTGAAATAGGTATAGCTGGCTGTTACCTCTCTCAACTTTTTGGTTTTTTTTGGCTCAAAGCTCATCGAGTTCTCTCCAATGTCTGCCATCGGAACAAAAGAAATCTCAGTATTTTCATCCAAATCTCTCAATTCGGATTTTTTTGGATTAACCATGCATACATCGGCAACTGAAACCATCTCCCACTCAGGATCAATCGGAATCTGAGGCTTGTAATTGTCGATGACAGCACGGGCTCCGTCGATAACTTTCTGGTAGCCTTCGATTTCTGCCACGATCTCCTTCTGGATTTCGAGAGGGGGAAGGGGGATCTGGAATCTCGCAAGATCTTGAGGCTTCATTCCTACATTAGCTGCCCCGCGCATTAAAGATGCAATTTCGGGCTTTTTTGCATCAAGAATGAAAAAAAGGTACTTGGTATTAAGTTCATTGTCATCAAGAGGCTGTAAGGCTACCAACAAATTGGCTAGCGCAAATTTGCCAGTGATAAAGTGTATTCGGTGGAGTGCTGCTTTGCCATGGCCTAATGAAGAGATCAAAGGTAAACATACAGAAGAACCTTCTAGCTGGTATTTTGAGGCTGTTTTAGGCTCTGCAGCAGTGAGTATTAATGGGTAGGGTCCTGGCTCTGTTTTTGTGCTTGAGAATGTTCCTTTTGTGAATCTACAAACATCAGAAAGTGATACCAGCCTTTCTTCTCCTTTGATATCAATTGAGCGATAGTGGCTACCTGTTAAAACACAATCGTTTTCTAAAATCTCCTGCCGAGAAGCCACCCAAGAACATGCCGATAAATCACCTTCGTTGTGGTATGCTTCGTAGTCATTCAAAATATTGGGGAGATCATTGTGATTACTTGGGGTTCGTTTGACACCAAGACTAAAACCAATATGCTTAACCTCTGAGAAGAGGATATCATCTTTTATTCTAGCCGTTACACGATCAAGAACGAGGATGGATGTTTTTACGCCCGTGTAGGGCATGAATACTCCTGATGGCAATGATATCACACCAATCAAGAAGTCATTAATCAACATTTCTCGTAGTTGTTGGTATGCCTTTCCTCTCTGGAAAATGATCCCTTCAGGAACAATGATAGCAGCTC from Prosthecochloris marina includes these protein-coding regions:
- a CDS encoding N-6 DNA methylase, which encodes MLDTNTKRRIDTARDILVGKVPDPKSQVEQITIALIYKFMDDMDAESEEFGGERRFFSNGYSKYSWAKLMRSGLGGYETLNLYAEAIAKMQENPAIPVLFRSIFKNAYLPYRDPETLKSFLKVIDEFEYDHSERLGDAFEYLLSVLGSQGDAGQFRTPRHIIDLMVKIINPKKHEKILDPACGTAGFLISSYKHIKDANKETPLTPDEMGSLAANIKGYDISPDMVRLSLVNMYLHGFYNPHIEEYDTLSSQDKWNEYADVILANPPFMSPKGGIKPHKRFSVQSKRSEVLFVDYMAEHLTPTGRAAIIVPEGIIFQRGKAYQQLREMLINDFLIGVISLPSGVFMPYTGVKTSILVLDRVTARIKDDILFSEVKHIGFSLGVKRTPSNHNDLPNILNDYEAYHNEGDLSACSWVASRQEILENDCVLTGSHYRSIDIKGEERLVSLSDVCRFTKGTFSSTKTEPGPYPLILTAAEPKTASKYQLEGSSVCLPLISSLGHGKAALHRIHFITGKFALANLLVALQPLDDNELNTKYLFFILDAKKPEIASLMRGAANVGMKPQDLARFQIPLPPLEIQKEIVAEIEGYQKVIDGARAVIDNYKPQIPIDPEWEMVSVADVCMVNPKKSELRDLDENTEISFVPMADIGENSMSFEPKKTKKLREVTASYTYFKNDDTLIAKVTPCFENGKAGIAQHLKNEVGFGSSEFYVLRPDKSKIVPEWLYLTVATPAFRAWATPQMTGTGGLQRVPRSVLEDYTIPLPLIEKQQAIVAEIRAEQALVNANRELIERFKKKIQATIARVWGEDKTESES